TATTAAACTTTGATAAAAACAAGGAGATTATGAAATGAAAAGGTTGACAAAAAACTGTACAATTGAGCTTTTAAAGCTGGAACACTATTATGCTATAAATGCACTCTACTCAAACGTAAATGTCAGAGCCTATCTGGGAGGCGTCCCAAAAGAAAGCTATATCGAAGCTTCATTTAGAGGAATGCTAGAAGCCCCATTTCCCAATACATATCTTTATATCTCGTTAAAGGCAACGGATGAATTTATAGGACTTGTCTCAATAGATGAATATCATGATAAAGAGACATACGAGCTTTCATATCAATTTTTACCGCAGTATTGGGGGCAAGGGTATGCATATGAGGTACTAACAAATGTTATAGATTATGGATTGAATGTTTTAAATTTGCCGTACCTAGTAGCAG
This genomic stretch from Lysinibacillus pakistanensis harbors:
- a CDS encoding GNAT family N-acetyltransferase, producing the protein MKRLTKNCTIELLKLEHYYAINALYSNVNVRAYLGGVPKESYIEASFRGMLEAPFPNTYLYISLKATDEFIGLVSIDEYHDKETYELSYQFLPQYWGQGYAYEVLTNVIDYGLNVLNLPYLVAETQTANIASCRLLEKVGMHKVQVLERFGHEQAVYELRKNV